In Arthrobacter burdickii, one DNA window encodes the following:
- the secA gene encoding preprotein translocase subunit SecA, with translation MPSLLERVLRTGDKKTLKRLRNYADAINVLEDEFREMSDAELRGETDRLKKRYADGATLDDLLPEAFAVVREASSRTLGLRHFDVQLMGGAALHLGNIAEMKTGEGKTLVATAPAYLNALTGKGVHVVTVNDYLAEYQSDLMGRVYRFLGLTSGCILSKQDPATRREQYAADITYGTNNEFGFDYLRDNMAWSAAELVQRGHNFAIVDEVDSILIDEARTPLIISGQASGDVNRWYNEFAKVVQKLSVEVDYEVDEKKRTVGVLEDGIEKVEDYLGISNLYESANTPLIGFLNNAIKAKELFKRDKDYVVLNGEVMIVDEHTGRILAGRRYNEGMHQAIEAKEGVEIKAENQTLATVTLQNYFRLYDKLSGMTGTAETEAAEFMSTYKLGVVPIPTNKEMARKDLSDLIYKNEVAKFDAVVKDIVERHETGQPVLVGTTSVEKSEYLSKQLAKAGVRHEVLNAKNHAREAAIIAQAGRKGAVTVATNMAGRGTDIMLGGNAEFNAVAALEKAGLDPADNPEEYEARWPEALEAAKEAVKAEQEEVRELGGLYVLGTERHESRRIDNQLRGRSGRQGDPGRSRFYLSLTDDLMRLFNSGGAERIMNSATMPDDVALESKLVSKAIENAQGQVEGRNAEQRKNVLKYDDVLNRQREAIYGDRRRILEGGDLKEKVQFFLEDVITAMVDEATEQGHGDDWDYDLLWTNLRTLYPITLTADEVIEEAGGKSKLTRDFLHDEILSDAKLAYQAREEALGEQTMRELERRVVLSVIGRKWQEHLYEMDYLKEGIGLRAMAQRDPLVEYQREGFILFQAMMESIREESIGYLFNLDVEVSAPAQTGLPGVTDGRGVVQAPTIKAAGLDAPAKPATLNFIAPNAQGDAEMHVERNKVQAEPAGGKKSRKK, from the coding sequence GTGCCATCACTTCTTGAACGAGTACTACGCACCGGCGATAAGAAGACACTGAAGCGACTCCGCAACTACGCTGACGCGATCAATGTCCTCGAGGACGAATTCCGGGAGATGTCCGACGCAGAGCTGCGTGGCGAGACCGACCGGCTGAAGAAGCGCTACGCCGACGGCGCGACCCTCGACGACCTGCTTCCGGAAGCCTTCGCCGTCGTGCGTGAGGCGTCGAGCCGGACGCTCGGACTCCGCCACTTCGATGTCCAGCTGATGGGCGGCGCCGCCCTCCACCTGGGCAACATCGCGGAGATGAAGACCGGTGAGGGCAAGACCCTCGTCGCGACCGCGCCCGCCTACCTCAATGCCCTGACCGGCAAGGGCGTCCACGTCGTCACGGTGAACGACTACCTCGCCGAGTACCAGTCGGACCTCATGGGCCGCGTCTACCGCTTCCTCGGCCTGACGAGCGGATGCATCCTCTCCAAGCAGGATCCCGCGACGCGCCGCGAACAGTACGCCGCCGACATCACCTACGGCACGAACAACGAGTTCGGGTTCGACTACCTCCGCGACAACATGGCCTGGAGCGCCGCCGAACTCGTGCAGCGCGGCCACAACTTCGCGATCGTCGACGAGGTCGATTCGATCCTCATCGACGAGGCCCGTACACCGCTCATCATCAGCGGCCAGGCATCCGGCGACGTCAACCGCTGGTACAACGAGTTCGCGAAGGTCGTCCAGAAGCTCTCCGTCGAGGTGGACTACGAGGTGGACGAGAAGAAGCGCACCGTCGGCGTGCTCGAGGACGGCATCGAGAAGGTCGAGGACTACCTCGGCATCTCCAACCTGTACGAGTCCGCCAACACACCGCTGATCGGCTTCCTGAACAACGCCATCAAGGCGAAGGAGCTGTTCAAGCGCGACAAGGACTACGTCGTCCTCAACGGCGAGGTCATGATCGTCGATGAGCACACCGGCCGGATCCTCGCCGGCCGGCGCTACAACGAGGGCATGCACCAGGCCATCGAGGCGAAGGAGGGCGTGGAGATCAAGGCCGAGAACCAGACCCTCGCCACCGTGACGCTGCAGAACTACTTCCGCCTCTACGACAAGCTTTCGGGCATGACCGGCACCGCCGAGACCGAGGCCGCCGAATTCATGTCCACCTACAAGCTCGGCGTGGTGCCCATCCCGACGAACAAGGAGATGGCCCGCAAGGACCTCTCCGACCTCATCTACAAGAACGAGGTCGCCAAGTTCGACGCCGTGGTGAAGGACATCGTCGAGCGGCATGAGACCGGCCAGCCGGTCCTCGTCGGAACCACGAGCGTCGAGAAGAGCGAATACCTGTCGAAGCAGCTCGCGAAGGCGGGCGTCCGCCACGAGGTGCTGAACGCGAAGAACCACGCACGCGAAGCGGCCATCATCGCCCAGGCCGGTCGCAAGGGCGCGGTCACCGTCGCCACCAACATGGCCGGGCGTGGCACCGACATCATGCTCGGCGGCAACGCCGAGTTCAACGCGGTCGCAGCGCTGGAGAAGGCGGGGCTCGATCCGGCGGACAACCCGGAGGAGTACGAGGCCAGGTGGCCCGAGGCCCTCGAGGCGGCGAAGGAAGCGGTCAAGGCCGAGCAGGAGGAGGTCCGCGAACTCGGCGGGCTGTACGTGCTCGGTACGGAGCGGCACGAGTCACGCCGCATCGACAACCAGTTGCGTGGACGCTCGGGCCGCCAGGGCGACCCCGGCCGGTCCCGCTTCTACCTGTCGCTCACGGACGACCTCATGCGGCTGTTCAACTCCGGCGGCGCCGAGCGCATCATGAACAGCGCCACCATGCCGGACGACGTCGCCCTCGAGTCGAAGCTGGTCTCCAAGGCGATCGAGAACGCTCAGGGCCAGGTCGAGGGGCGCAATGCCGAGCAGCGCAAGAACGTCCTGAAGTACGACGACGTCCTGAACCGCCAGCGCGAAGCCATCTACGGCGACCGCCGCAGGATCCTCGAGGGTGGCGACCTCAAGGAGAAGGTGCAGTTCTTCCTCGAGGACGTCATCACCGCGATGGTCGACGAGGCGACGGAACAGGGCCACGGCGACGACTGGGACTACGACCTCCTGTGGACGAACCTCAGGACGCTGTACCCGATCACGCTGACCGCCGACGAGGTCATCGAGGAGGCGGGCGGCAAGTCCAAGCTGACCCGCGATTTCCTGCACGACGAGATCCTCTCCGACGCCAAGCTCGCATACCAGGCGCGAGAAGAGGCGCTCGGCGAGCAGACGATGCGTGAGCTGGAACGACGCGTGGTCCTGTCCGTCATCGGCAGGAAGTGGCAGGAGCACCTCTACGAGATGGATTACCTCAAGGAGGGTATCGGCCTCCGCGCCATGGCCCAGAGGGATCCGCTGGTCGAGTACCAGCGCGAGGGCTTCATCCTCTTCCAGGCGATGATGGAGTCGATCCGCGAGGAGAGCATCGGCTATCTCTTCAACCTCGACGTCGAGGTCTCCGCCCCGGCGCAGACCGGGCTCCCGGGAGTGACGGACGGGCGGGGCGTGGTGCAGGCCCCCACCATCAAGGCTGCGGGACTCGACGCACCGGCGAAGCCGGCCACCCTCAACTTCATCGCGCCCAACGCGCAGGGTGATGCCGAGATGCACGTGGAGCGGAACAAGGTGCAGGCCGAGCCTGCGGGGGGCAAGAAGTCCCGGAAGAAGTAG
- a CDS encoding Rv3235 family protein — protein MEPGRTSPAATARKGHAVTSVTRLRPAALLAEASGAPRPAPPSPGRPAAAGPATIIQLRPSAEPAASPDPPAPPDPSASPEPSASPAGTGTTPDGNREGTCPWEADPDLSQRISGIARSVAQGALEVLGGSRPLQQMARWLDPENYERLQLRANLVRCIDAARNAGHGDPRPSADRHVVVRSARVCPISPGVYEASVVTFDQKRVRAVALRIEQRRGAWRVTALEIG, from the coding sequence GTGGAACCCGGCAGGACGTCGCCTGCCGCAACAGCAAGGAAAGGACATGCCGTGACTTCCGTAACCCGTCTTCGCCCAGCCGCCCTGCTCGCCGAAGCCAGCGGGGCACCTCGCCCGGCCCCGCCTTCCCCTGGCCGGCCTGCCGCGGCCGGCCCGGCCACGATCATCCAGCTGAGGCCGTCAGCCGAACCTGCGGCATCACCGGATCCTCCAGCGCCACCGGATCCTTCAGCATCACCGGAGCCGTCGGCTTCTCCCGCGGGGACCGGGACCACGCCGGACGGGAACCGGGAAGGGACTTGTCCGTGGGAAGCCGACCCGGACCTGTCACAGCGCATCTCGGGGATCGCCCGGTCGGTTGCCCAGGGTGCCCTGGAGGTACTGGGAGGATCGCGTCCCCTGCAGCAGATGGCACGCTGGCTCGACCCCGAGAACTACGAACGGCTCCAGCTACGGGCGAACCTCGTGCGGTGCATCGACGCGGCCCGGAACGCAGGCCACGGGGATCCACGGCCGAGCGCCGACCGGCACGTCGTGGTGCGCTCGGCCCGGGTGTGCCCGATCAGCCCCGGCGTCTACGAGGCCTCTGTCGTCACCTTCGACCAGAAACGGGTCCGCGCCGTCGCTCTTCGGATAGAGCAACGGCGCGGAGCGTGGCGGGTCACCGCCCTCGAGATCGGCTGA
- a CDS encoding LysM peptidoglycan-binding domain-containing protein: MKTSDAVQAGVILACGVVSAAAGAVLSRSGQAPGQGLEDVLGVALSLLGVLIVGLWLLALAVAVIAEILERRGLATAAAFARQCAPAFMRRLAAALLGVQLLAVPAVAQAAPGCPDAGPGSGVTGSSVLPAQSAAGAGTGADASGRAESPYWSPLAGSTHGDGEDGEQGPPAPPVPRAYSSPTVETSPASTVSEPAPASEPAPVSPAWEPAPMPLEGGLLVRPDTRRTATTEVVVAPGDSLWSIAARRLGPLATAADIAEAWPAWFDANRPIIGDDPSLLLPGQVLQAPSP; this comes from the coding sequence ATGAAAACCTCGGACGCAGTACAGGCCGGCGTCATCCTGGCGTGCGGAGTCGTGTCGGCCGCTGCCGGAGCAGTCCTGTCCCGTTCCGGGCAGGCGCCAGGGCAAGGGCTGGAAGACGTCCTCGGCGTGGCTCTGTCGCTGCTCGGTGTGTTGATCGTCGGCTTGTGGCTCCTCGCACTGGCGGTCGCGGTCATCGCCGAAATCCTCGAGCGACGGGGCTTGGCGACAGCGGCGGCGTTTGCCCGGCAGTGCGCTCCCGCGTTCATGCGGCGGCTTGCCGCTGCTCTCCTGGGAGTCCAGCTCCTGGCGGTGCCCGCGGTGGCGCAGGCGGCACCCGGCTGCCCCGATGCCGGTCCCGGATCCGGCGTCACCGGGTCCTCGGTTCTCCCTGCACAGTCGGCGGCCGGCGCCGGGACTGGTGCGGACGCATCCGGCCGCGCGGAATCGCCCTACTGGTCGCCCCTTGCTGGCTCCACGCACGGGGACGGAGAGGACGGGGAGCAAGGACCGCCCGCACCGCCGGTTCCCAGGGCGTACTCCTCGCCCACGGTGGAGACGTCACCCGCATCGACCGTCTCGGAACCGGCGCCCGCGTCGGAGCCGGCGCCCGTATCACCGGCGTGGGAGCCGGCACCGATGCCTCTCGAAGGAGGGCTTCTGGTCCGGCCGGACACCAGGAGGACCGCCACGACGGAGGTCGTCGTGGCACCCGGTGACTCGCTCTGGTCCATCGCCGCGCGCCGACTCGGGCCGCTTGCCACCGCAGCCGACATAGCGGAAGCGTGGCCCGCCTGGTTCGACGCGAACCGGCCCATCATCGGCGATGATCCTTCCCTCCTCCTGCCGGGCCAGGTCCTGCAGGCGCCCTCGCCCTGA
- a CDS encoding helix-turn-helix domain-containing protein has translation MAERRFLTLADVGEVLNISSSQTYALVRSGELPAIQVGGRGQWRVETRVLEEYIAKAYEKTASALRTEADSPLV, from the coding sequence GTGGCCGAGCGGCGTTTTCTCACCCTCGCCGATGTCGGCGAGGTGCTCAACATCAGCTCATCGCAGACCTACGCCCTCGTACGGTCCGGCGAGTTGCCCGCCATCCAGGTGGGCGGGCGCGGCCAGTGGCGCGTCGAGACACGGGTACTCGAGGAGTACATCGCCAAGGCGTACGAGAAGACCGCATCCGCGCTCAGGACCGAAGCCGACAGCCCCCTCGTCTGA
- a CDS encoding SAF domain-containing protein, translated as MTTDTRSTDTQGAARLRKPSWKDPRLLIGVLLVLASTAGVVALLASQDRTSDVYSARQDIAVGTALSPEDLVVVPVRLGDSIGAYLPVSEGIPENAVLTRLVTEGELVPAAAVGTADDLDRKPVGLSVEDPLPTGTAAGDRVDVWVSLRTDTNSYDEPRLLLEAAEVSELTVDESALGASASTLVQVLVDDEAMPELLDALSNDARIAVVLDPGAGS; from the coding sequence GTGACGACCGATACGCGGAGCACGGACACGCAGGGCGCGGCCCGGCTGAGGAAGCCATCCTGGAAGGACCCCCGTCTCCTCATCGGAGTGCTCCTGGTGCTCGCCTCCACTGCCGGCGTCGTCGCCCTCCTCGCCAGCCAGGACAGGACCAGCGACGTGTACTCGGCCAGGCAGGACATCGCTGTCGGGACCGCGCTGTCGCCCGAAGACCTCGTCGTCGTGCCCGTGCGCCTCGGCGATTCGATAGGTGCCTACCTCCCGGTGTCCGAAGGGATACCCGAGAACGCCGTTCTCACGAGGCTCGTCACCGAGGGGGAACTCGTTCCCGCGGCCGCCGTCGGCACCGCCGATGACCTGGACCGGAAGCCCGTCGGCCTGAGCGTGGAGGATCCGCTGCCCACCGGGACCGCTGCCGGCGACCGCGTCGATGTCTGGGTCTCTCTCCGCACAGACACGAACTCCTATGACGAGCCCCGGTTGCTCCTCGAGGCCGCAGAAGTCTCCGAACTGACGGTGGACGAGTCGGCCCTCGGGGCAAGCGCCTCCACCCTCGTGCAGGTGCTCGTGGACGACGAGGCCATGCCCGAACTGCTCGACGCCCTCTCCAACGACGCCCGCATCGCCGTCGTCCTGGATCCGGGCGCCGGTTCGTGA
- a CDS encoding AAA family ATPase produces MNIPVITLGSLANAFVPGLEQLRGPVTVVRRCEELAELMAACQTGLARAAIIAPGAVELTASLADRLRFAGVVIVALTDGPIAPAIEGIEYVASTAGPATLADAVSRAVERFDASARPRGSLAYADPLDVPEAAPSPIDTGHGPADGPADGRVVAVWGPAGGPGRTTVAINMAAELAAAGTSVLLVDADTYGASIGASLGLLDESAGLAQACRIADQGGFGGAVLGRTAVSVAIKGGRLRVLTGITRPDRWPELRPAALGRVLEAARSLAEVTIVDCGFCIRPTRN; encoded by the coding sequence GTGAACATCCCCGTCATCACGCTCGGGTCGCTGGCGAACGCCTTCGTCCCGGGCCTCGAGCAGCTCCGCGGACCGGTCACCGTCGTGCGTCGGTGCGAGGAGCTCGCCGAGCTCATGGCTGCGTGCCAGACGGGTCTCGCGCGGGCGGCCATCATCGCTCCCGGCGCCGTCGAGCTCACCGCGTCCCTGGCCGACAGGCTGCGCTTCGCAGGCGTCGTGATCGTCGCCCTGACGGACGGCCCGATCGCCCCCGCCATCGAGGGGATCGAGTACGTCGCGTCCACGGCCGGTCCCGCCACGCTCGCCGACGCCGTCTCGCGGGCGGTGGAGAGGTTCGACGCGTCGGCGCGGCCCCGGGGCTCCCTCGCCTATGCGGATCCGCTCGACGTCCCGGAAGCGGCGCCCTCGCCCATCGACACCGGGCACGGGCCGGCTGACGGCCCAGCGGACGGTCGCGTCGTGGCGGTCTGGGGGCCGGCCGGCGGTCCGGGACGCACGACCGTGGCCATCAACATGGCAGCGGAACTCGCCGCGGCGGGAACGTCGGTCCTGCTGGTCGACGCCGACACGTACGGTGCGAGTATCGGCGCCTCGCTCGGGTTGCTCGATGAATCGGCGGGTCTCGCTCAGGCCTGCCGGATCGCAGACCAGGGTGGGTTCGGCGGCGCGGTACTCGGTCGGACCGCGGTGAGTGTGGCCATCAAGGGGGGACGCCTCCGGGTGCTGACCGGCATCACCCGCCCGGACCGCTGGCCCGAACTGCGTCCCGCCGCCCTCGGCCGGGTCCTGGAGGCCGCCCGGTCGCTCGCGGAGGTCACCATCGTCGACTGCGGCTTCTGCATCAGGCCGACGAGGAACTGA
- a CDS encoding MinD/ParA family ATP-binding protein, producing MADTVIAVGVADAIGVPRLVKGLAELADIVPTAAPRVVFNKVRTAAVGRAPETQLREAWERFGPAAGISAFLPVDVAAADQALLAGTALLETAPGSALRHAIAALAGVPVAERSRRRPGRLLPNVKFSGNTDRLPR from the coding sequence ATGGCTGACACCGTCATCGCCGTGGGCGTAGCGGACGCGATCGGTGTTCCACGCCTGGTGAAGGGGCTCGCCGAACTCGCCGACATCGTCCCGACGGCCGCCCCCCGGGTGGTGTTCAACAAGGTGCGGACCGCCGCCGTCGGACGCGCCCCGGAGACCCAGTTGCGGGAGGCGTGGGAGCGCTTCGGGCCGGCCGCCGGGATCTCCGCTTTCCTGCCCGTCGACGTCGCGGCCGCCGACCAGGCTCTCCTGGCCGGCACCGCGCTGCTCGAAACGGCGCCCGGCTCGGCGCTGCGCCACGCGATCGCGGCGCTTGCCGGGGTGCCGGTCGCGGAGAGGTCCCGGCGCCGGCCCGGGCGGCTCCTGCCCAACGTGAAGTTTTCGGGCAACACGGATAGGCTTCCACGGTAA